One genomic segment of Nitrospirota bacterium includes these proteins:
- a CDS encoding sulfotransferase: protein MENRLDSPIFVVGTSRSGTTLLYNILLSSGEFPLYEAETKLLDECAIKYGNLKRERNYHKFMKDWGISKQFIRSGMKIEQFQEQARDHCNNYIEFLSFFMDSMAKRQGKKRWAEKTPSHIRHMRELSRAFDNARFIHIIRDGRDVALSRRKLGWIGVRSKDPLKQLLFSAIDWEITVRNGRRMGNKLGSNYLEVRYEDLISNIEDVLTRINQFADVKIDRQKIKDISMGSLRKANTAFGEKMDGISSKAVERWRKDLTEDELTCLNIAIGKSLSELGYNVPERGGMNKAGLYWKATCLKLYYKVLIRTKKILKQKLLIGHFLPTGLELIQGR, encoded by the coding sequence GTGGAAAACAGGTTAGACTCTCCAATATTCGTAGTAGGTACCTCAAGGTCTGGTACAACGTTATTGTATAATATTTTGCTTTCATCAGGAGAATTTCCGCTATATGAAGCTGAAACAAAATTGCTGGATGAATGTGCCATAAAATACGGAAACCTTAAAAGGGAGCGGAATTATCATAAATTCATGAAGGATTGGGGCATATCAAAGCAATTTATAAGATCTGGAATGAAAATTGAACAATTTCAGGAACAGGCGCGAGATCATTGTAATAACTACATCGAGTTTCTCAGCTTTTTTATGGATAGTATGGCAAAAAGACAGGGTAAGAAGCGATGGGCAGAGAAAACTCCGTCTCACATAAGGCATATGAGAGAATTATCAAGAGCATTTGACAATGCCAGGTTTATTCATATCATCCGTGACGGAAGAGATGTAGCCCTTTCCCGTAGAAAATTGGGTTGGATCGGAGTTCGCAGCAAAGACCCTTTGAAACAATTGTTATTTTCTGCAATTGATTGGGAGATTACGGTCAGGAACGGCAGGCGCATGGGAAATAAACTGGGATCTAATTATCTTGAGGTTCGTTACGAGGACCTGATTTCCAATATAGAGGATGTCTTAACCCGGATAAATCAGTTTGCTGACGTCAAAATTGACAGGCAAAAGATTAAGGACATATCCATGGGCTCTTTAAGAAAGGCAAATACAGCGTTTGGAGAAAAGATGGACGGCATTTCAAGCAAGGCCGTGGAACGCTGGAGAAAAGACCTTACGGAGGATGAGTTGACATGCTTAAATATAGCTATTGGCAAGAGCTTGAGCGAACTCGGTTATAACGTGCCTGAAAGGGGTGGGATGAACAAAGCCGGACTGTATTGGAAGGCCACATGCCTGAAGTTGTATTACAAGGTTTTGATTCGTACGAAAAAAATATTAAAACAAAAATTGCTTATTGGTCACTTCCTCCCAACGGGTCTTGAGTTAATTCAAGGCAGATGA
- a CDS encoding glycosyltransferase, which translates to MKVLHLLSSTGYHGAENMAAELIHQLTETGVKNYLGVFYNNKNSNMDILKIVNPYLVDGVVFPCKGKMDIKTILLLRKYIRDNEIDIIHSHKYKTNFYSYIARLGTKSKLVSTCHNWLGYDFNMRFYAKLDKYILRNFNVVVGVSDEVVQELNNYVPAPKIRKIENGIDVQRYRRVMEKDEAKKALGLEGKQVIGFVGRLSPEKGISYLLQATYKLVSEGHDLSTIIVGDGDNLDALKAEVKSLGIEDRVVFTGKRDDTPLIYSALDVFVLPSLKEAFPMVILEAMACGVPIVATRVGDIPRIIESNVSGLIVEIRDVTALRQAIQYLLLDTKKADHLAITASKVVYDSYSSTFMANKYEAVYAQVIS; encoded by the coding sequence GTGAAAGTCCTGCATCTACTAAGCAGTACCGGTTATCACGGTGCTGAAAATATGGCCGCAGAATTAATTCATCAGCTTACGGAGACAGGTGTTAAAAACTATCTTGGGGTGTTTTACAATAACAAAAACTCAAATATGGATATATTGAAGATAGTGAATCCTTATCTTGTTGATGGCGTTGTGTTCCCTTGCAAAGGGAAGATGGATATTAAGACCATTTTATTACTACGCAAGTATATAAGAGATAACGAAATAGATATTATTCACAGTCATAAATATAAAACGAATTTTTATTCATATATAGCGAGATTAGGAACAAAGTCTAAACTGGTCAGTACATGTCATAATTGGCTGGGGTATGACTTTAATATGCGTTTTTACGCTAAGCTTGATAAATATATATTACGAAATTTTAATGTAGTTGTTGGTGTCTCCGATGAAGTAGTCCAGGAATTAAACAATTATGTACCTGCCCCTAAAATCAGGAAGATCGAGAATGGAATTGATGTTCAAAGATACAGACGGGTCATGGAAAAGGATGAAGCAAAAAAGGCCCTCGGGCTTGAGGGTAAGCAGGTTATTGGGTTTGTTGGACGGCTATCCCCTGAGAAAGGCATCTCCTACTTATTGCAGGCAACATATAAACTTGTTTCCGAAGGGCATGATCTTAGTACAATCATCGTGGGAGACGGCGACAATCTTGACGCACTAAAAGCTGAAGTCAAATCTTTAGGAATCGAGGATAGGGTTGTATTCACCGGCAAAAGAGATGATACTCCGCTTATTTATTCGGCATTGGATGTTTTTGTGCTCCCTTCGTTAAAAGAGGCTTTTCCAATGGTCATCCTGGAGGCGATGGCGTGCGGCGTGCCGATTGTGGCGACGCGGGTGGGGGATATACCCCGTATTATTGAAAGTAATGTGTCTGGTTTGATTGTTGAAATAAGAGATGTAACAGCTTTGAGACAGGCTATTCAGTACCTGTTATTAGATACTAAAAAAGCAGATCACCTCGCCATAACCGCTAGTAAGGTTGTTTATGATAGCTATTCTTCAACATTTATGGCAAATAAATATGAAGCTGTTTATGCTCAAGTTATTAGTTAA
- the cysC gene encoding adenylyl-sulfate kinase: MEKNKNTVWHHATITPVHREKLNGHRGIALWFTGLSGSGKSTLAHAVEERLYHMGCRTFVFDGDNVRHGLCSDLGFSPEDRKENIRRIGEMVKLFVEAGIMALTAFISPYMKDRDWVRTLAGKGNFIEIYCDSSLETCEKRDVKGLYAKAKRGEIPEFTGVSAPYEAPEHPELHLKTDQMGLDECVDVIIRYLLKEKIVDNRGSLEGESL, from the coding sequence ATGGAAAAAAACAAAAACACAGTCTGGCATCATGCGACGATTACCCCTGTTCATCGGGAGAAGCTCAATGGTCACAGGGGAATAGCCTTGTGGTTTACAGGACTTTCTGGTTCCGGAAAATCAACGTTGGCCCATGCTGTGGAGGAACGTCTTTACCACATGGGATGCCGTACATTTGTCTTTGATGGCGATAATGTAAGGCATGGTTTATGCTCTGATCTGGGTTTCTCACCTGAAGACCGCAAAGAGAATATCAGAAGAATCGGGGAAATGGTGAAGTTATTTGTAGAAGCGGGAATCATGGCGCTGACAGCATTTATTTCACCATATATGAAAGACCGTGACTGGGTAAGGACATTGGCAGGCAAGGGAAATTTTATTGAGATATATTGCGACAGTAGCCTTGAAACCTGTGAGAAACGGGATGTCAAGGGGCTTTATGCAAAAGCAAAACGTGGCGAAATACCGGAGTTTACAGGCGTGTCAGCCCCCTATGAAGCGCCCGAACATCCGGAATTGCATTTGAAAACGGATCAAATGGGGCTGGATGAATGTGTTGATGTGATCATTCGCTACCTTTTGAAGGAAAAGATAGTTGATAACAGAGGTAGCTTAGAAGGGGAATCCTTATAG
- a CDS encoding terpene cyclase/mutase family protein, whose product MNILSLTKRIVRDISPINKRFVSLDYHIQAAMDWLCVAQDASTDGGVSLRYSLLKGWDTSYPETTGYIIPTFLSYANLTKNIKYYQRAIRMADWELSIQQRDGSFKGGPLGSGYSSFVFDTGQIIFGLIDAHRVTKQEKYIDGAIRAGKWLVSAQSSEGMWRDYTYNNIPHVYYTMVAWALAELGLYIKDDFYSKAAIRNIDWAISRQHDNGWFDDAGFTKKTHSTPYTHTIAYTIEGIMKTGICIGRDDYIDGALKAGKALLEVCKDGFLYGTYDSQWKSDVNYSCLTGNAQIAGIFLRLYEARGSKEFFHVAQEINRFLCYCQDVDGEPSIRGAISGSYPIWGQYQRFAFPNWATKFFVDALLLEKKLNEV is encoded by the coding sequence ATGAATATTTTATCACTGACAAAAAGGATTGTTAGGGATATAAGTCCTATAAATAAAAGATTTGTATCATTAGATTACCATATTCAAGCCGCCATGGACTGGCTTTGTGTGGCACAAGATGCTTCAACCGATGGAGGTGTATCATTAAGATATTCTTTATTGAAGGGTTGGGATACATCCTATCCTGAAACTACAGGATACATTATTCCGACATTTCTCAGTTATGCTAACTTGACTAAAAATATCAAATATTATCAGAGAGCAATCAGAATGGCGGATTGGGAATTATCAATTCAGCAGAGGGACGGTAGCTTTAAAGGTGGTCCATTAGGAAGTGGCTATAGTAGTTTTGTATTTGATACCGGCCAAATTATTTTTGGTTTGATTGATGCACACAGAGTAACGAAGCAGGAAAAGTATATTGACGGTGCTATAAGAGCCGGAAAATGGTTGGTTAGTGCTCAGAGCTCAGAAGGCATGTGGAGGGATTATACATATAATAATATTCCTCATGTGTACTATACGATGGTTGCATGGGCTTTAGCGGAGCTTGGACTATATATTAAAGATGATTTCTATTCCAAAGCTGCCATTAGAAATATAGATTGGGCAATTTCAAGACAACATGATAATGGTTGGTTCGACGATGCTGGTTTTACCAAAAAGACACACAGTACACCTTATACCCATACTATAGCCTACACAATTGAGGGGATTATGAAAACAGGTATTTGTATAGGGAGAGACGATTATATTGATGGCGCACTAAAAGCAGGAAAAGCTCTGTTAGAAGTGTGTAAGGATGGTTTTTTGTATGGAACATATGACTCTCAATGGAAATCAGATGTTAATTATTCGTGTCTGACAGGCAATGCGCAAATTGCAGGAATCTTTTTACGGTTGTATGAAGCAAGAGGTTCAAAAGAGTTTTTCCATGTGGCGCAAGAAATCAATAGGTTTTTATGTTACTGCCAGGATGTTGATGGAGAACCTTCAATTAGAGGAGCGATAAGTGGTTCATATCCTATTTGGGGTCAATATCAAAGATTTGCTTTTCCTAATTGGGCTACAAAGTTTTTTGTTGATGCGTTGTTATTAGAGAAAAAGCTGAACGAGGTTTAA